The following are encoded together in the Pseudomonas sp. IB20 genome:
- the norR gene encoding nitric oxide reductase transcriptional regulator NorR: protein MTAQSLLTTLLPLVADLSRELPEGERYRRLLQAMRALLPCDAAALLRLDAEWLVPLAVDGLSPDTLGRRFKVSEHPRFAVLLSSPGPTRFDSDSELPDPYDGLVDGLHGHLQVHDCMGCPLFIDDKPWGLLTLDALDTERFERVELDALQAFASLAAATVNVAERIERLALRAEDEHQRAEIYRQASGQQHKEMIGQSKAHKRLVEEINLVGGSDLTVLITGETGVGKELVAQAIHAASPRADKPLISLNCAALPETLVESELFGHVRGAFTGALNERRGKFELANGGTLFLDEVGELSLAVQAKLLRVLQSGQLQRLGSDKEHQVDVRLIAATNRDLAEEVRNGRYRADFYHRLSVYPLQVPALRERGRDVLLLAGFFLEQNRSRMGLGSLRLTSDAQTALLAYNWPGNVRELEHLIGRSALKALGNCRERPKILSLSAQDLDLPDVSAPAMIEAPADVAPIVTGDLRQATEHYQRQVISACLERHQHNWASAARELGLDRANLGRMAKRLGLK from the coding sequence ATGACTGCGCAATCACTGCTCACCACCCTGCTGCCCTTGGTCGCCGACCTGTCCCGCGAGTTGCCCGAAGGCGAGCGCTACCGGCGCCTGCTGCAAGCCATGCGCGCCCTGCTGCCATGCGACGCCGCCGCATTGTTGCGCCTGGACGCTGAATGGCTGGTGCCCTTGGCAGTCGATGGTTTGAGCCCGGATACGCTCGGCCGGCGTTTCAAAGTCAGCGAGCACCCGCGTTTCGCCGTGTTGCTGAGCAGCCCCGGCCCGACGCGCTTTGACAGCGACAGCGAACTGCCCGACCCCTACGACGGTTTGGTCGATGGCCTGCATGGGCATCTGCAAGTTCACGACTGCATGGGCTGCCCGCTGTTTATCGACGACAAACCCTGGGGCCTGCTGACCCTTGATGCGCTGGACACCGAACGCTTCGAACGCGTCGAACTGGACGCCCTTCAAGCCTTCGCCAGCCTGGCTGCGGCCACGGTCAATGTCGCCGAGCGTATTGAGCGCCTGGCGTTGCGCGCCGAAGATGAGCATCAGCGCGCCGAAATTTATCGCCAGGCCAGCGGCCAGCAGCACAAGGAAATGATCGGCCAGAGCAAGGCACACAAGCGCCTGGTCGAAGAAATCAACCTGGTGGGCGGCAGTGACCTGACCGTGCTGATCACCGGTGAAACCGGTGTCGGCAAAGAGCTGGTGGCCCAGGCCATCCACGCCGCGTCGCCGCGGGCAGACAAACCCTTGATCAGCCTCAACTGCGCCGCCCTCCCGGAAACCTTGGTGGAAAGCGAGCTGTTCGGCCACGTGCGCGGCGCCTTTACCGGCGCGCTGAATGAGCGTCGGGGCAAGTTCGAATTGGCCAATGGCGGCACTTTGTTTCTGGATGAAGTCGGTGAGTTATCACTGGCGGTGCAGGCTAAGCTGCTGCGCGTGCTGCAAAGCGGCCAGTTGCAGCGCCTGGGCTCGGACAAGGAGCATCAAGTGGACGTGCGCCTGATCGCCGCCACCAACCGCGACCTCGCCGAAGAGGTGCGCAACGGCCGCTACCGTGCCGACTTCTACCACCGCCTGAGCGTGTACCCGCTGCAAGTGCCGGCGCTGCGTGAACGCGGCCGTGATGTGCTGCTGCTGGCGGGCTTCTTCCTCGAGCAGAACCGTTCACGCATGGGCCTGGGCAGCCTGCGCCTGACCAGCGATGCTCAAACGGCGCTGCTGGCCTACAACTGGCCGGGCAATGTGCGCGAGCTGGAACATTTGATCGGACGCAGCGCACTCAAAGCCCTGGGAAACTGTCGCGAACGTCCGAAGATATTGAGCCTGAGTGCCCAGGACCTGGACCTGCCTGACGTCAGCGCACCGGCGATGATCGAAGCACCGGCCGACGTGGCCCCCATCGTCACCGGCGACCTGCGCCAGGCCACCGAGCACTACCAACGCCAAGTCATCAGCGCCTGCCTGGAGCGCCACCAACACAACTGGGCCAGCGCCGCCCGCGAACTCGGCCTCGACCGTGCCAACCTCGGCCGCATGGCCAAACGCCTGGGCCTCAAATAA
- the cyoA gene encoding ubiquinol oxidase subunit II yields the protein MSKNRYPRLLGFLPLLGMLLMLGGCKWTLMDPKGQIGLDQRNLIITATLLMLLVVVPVIIMTFAFAWKYRASNTSATYAPKWSHSTKIEIAVWLVPILIIIALGYITYKSTHELDPYRPLESDVKPINIEVVALDWKWLFIYPDLGIATVNEIQFPENTPLNFRITSDAVMNSFFIPALGGQIYAMAGMQTRLHLIANEKAEMEGISANYSGAGFTGMKFKAISTSQEDFNAWVAAVKAAPKQLDQAEYDALTKPSQNNPVALYSTYEPNLFQKIVDKYEGMKPGKPVKHEKKEVAVVEGSDTGSHSTAGAEE from the coding sequence ATGAGTAAAAACAGGTACCCCCGATTACTAGGCTTTTTGCCGCTGCTTGGCATGCTGTTAATGCTGGGAGGCTGCAAGTGGACCTTGATGGACCCGAAAGGACAGATCGGTCTGGATCAACGCAACCTGATCATCACCGCCACCCTGCTGATGCTGTTGGTCGTGGTTCCCGTGATCATCATGACGTTTGCCTTCGCCTGGAAATACCGCGCGTCGAACACCAGCGCTACCTACGCGCCGAAGTGGTCGCACTCCACCAAGATCGAAATCGCCGTTTGGCTGGTGCCGATCCTCATCATCATCGCCCTGGGTTACATCACCTATAAGTCGACCCACGAGCTGGACCCTTACCGTCCGCTGGAATCCGACGTCAAGCCGATCAACATCGAAGTGGTCGCGCTGGACTGGAAGTGGCTGTTCATCTACCCGGACCTGGGTATCGCCACGGTTAACGAAATCCAGTTCCCTGAGAACACCCCGCTTAACTTCCGGATCACCTCCGATGCTGTGATGAACTCGTTCTTCATCCCTGCACTGGGCGGCCAGATCTACGCGATGGCAGGCATGCAGACTCGCCTGCACCTGATCGCGAACGAGAAAGCTGAAATGGAAGGCATCTCCGCTAACTACAGCGGTGCTGGCTTCACCGGCATGAAATTCAAAGCGATCTCGACTAGCCAGGAAGATTTCAACGCCTGGGTAGCCGCAGTCAAGGCCGCACCTAAACAGCTTGATCAAGCTGAATACGACGCCCTGACCAAACCAAGCCAGAACAACCCAGTCGCTCTGTACTCCACGTATGAGCCGAACCTGTTTCAGAAAATCGTCGACAAGTACGAAGGTATGAAGCCAGGCAAGCCGGTCAAGCACGAGAAGAAAGAAGTGGCCGTGGTTGAAGGTTCTGACACGGGCTCGCATTCAACTGCTGGGGCAGAGGAGTAA
- a CDS encoding DMT family transporter translates to MNLSLYLLTVLIWGTTWIALKWQLGVVAIPVSIVYRFGLAALVLFALLLLSRKLQVMSRRGHLICLAQGVCLFCVNFMCFLTASQWIPSGLVAVVFSTATLWNALNARVFFGQRVARNVLMGGALGLLGLGLLFWPELVGHTASPQTLLGLGLALLGTMCFSAGNMLSSLQQKAGLRPLTTNAWGMAYGSAMLAIYCAVRGIAFEMDWSARYIGALWYLVIPGSVIGFTAYLTLVGRMGPERAAYCTVLFPVVALNVSAFAEGYQWTAPALAGLVLVMLGNVLVFRKVRPVNPVFRAKQV, encoded by the coding sequence ATGAACCTTTCCCTGTATTTACTCACTGTGCTGATCTGGGGCACCACCTGGATCGCGCTTAAATGGCAATTGGGCGTCGTGGCGATTCCCGTGTCGATCGTCTATCGCTTCGGCTTGGCGGCACTGGTGCTGTTTGCGCTGTTGCTGCTCAGCCGCAAGTTGCAGGTGATGAGCCGGCGCGGGCACTTGATCTGCCTGGCTCAGGGCGTGTGCCTGTTTTGCGTCAACTTCATGTGCTTTCTGACAGCCAGCCAGTGGATACCCAGTGGCTTAGTGGCGGTGGTGTTTTCCACGGCGACGCTGTGGAACGCGCTCAATGCGCGGGTGTTTTTCGGCCAGCGGGTCGCGCGCAACGTGTTGATGGGTGGCGCGCTGGGGTTGCTGGGGTTGGGCTTGTTGTTCTGGCCGGAACTGGTCGGGCACACCGCCAGCCCGCAGACGTTGCTTGGCTTGGGCTTGGCGTTGTTGGGGACGATGTGTTTTTCGGCGGGCAATATGCTCTCCAGCTTGCAGCAGAAGGCCGGGCTCAGGCCGTTGACCACCAACGCCTGGGGCATGGCGTATGGTTCGGCGATGCTGGCGATTTACTGCGCGGTGCGTGGGATTGCGTTTGAGATGGACTGGAGCGCGCGGTACATCGGCGCGTTGTGGTACTTGGTGATCCCGGGGTCGGTGATTGGGTTTACCGCGTACCTGACGCTGGTGGGGCGTATGGGGCCGGAGCGGGCGGCGTATTGCACGGTGTTGTTTCCGGTGGTGGCGCTGAATGTGTCGGCGTTTGCCGAGGGGTATCAGTGGACGGCGCCGGCGTTGGCGGGGTTGGTGCTGGTGATGTTGGGGAATGTGTTGGTGTTTCGCAAGGTTAGGCCTGTGAACCCGGTTTTCAGAGCGAAGCAGGTTTAA
- the hmpA gene encoding NO-inducible flavohemoprotein, with protein sequence MLSAQDRAIIKSTVPLLESGGEALITHFYRMMLSEYPDVRPLFNPANQANGDQPRALANGVLMYARHIDQLDQLGDLVAKIINKHVSLQILPEHYPIVGTCLLRAICEVLGSEIATPEVLSAWGAAYGQLADILIGAEAAIYDEKAQAPGGWRGARPFLLVKRVEESDEIISFYFAPVDNGPILAAAPGQYIGMKLMLDGEEVRRNYSLSALSDSGLYRISVKREAGGRVSNYLHDRMHVGATLDLFPPSGEFTLVTSDKPLVLISGGVGITPTLPMLEAALATERPVHFIHCARNGGVHAFRDWVDALAAKHPQLKRFYCYAEDDGVSPAADKVGMLSQEQLAAWLPEQRDLDAYFLGPKGFMAAVKRHLKALGVPDNQARYEFFGPAGALE encoded by the coding sequence ATGCTTAGTGCCCAAGACCGTGCCATCATCAAATCCACTGTGCCCCTGCTGGAAAGCGGCGGCGAAGCGCTGATCACCCATTTCTACCGCATGATGCTCAGCGAGTACCCAGACGTTCGCCCGCTGTTCAACCCAGCCAATCAGGCCAATGGCGACCAGCCCCGCGCCCTGGCCAATGGCGTGCTGATGTATGCGCGGCATATCGACCAGTTAGACCAGTTGGGCGATCTGGTCGCCAAGATCATCAACAAGCACGTGTCTTTGCAGATCCTCCCGGAGCACTACCCGATCGTGGGTACCTGCTTGCTGCGGGCCATTTGCGAAGTACTCGGCAGCGAGATTGCCACGCCTGAGGTGCTGAGCGCCTGGGGCGCCGCTTACGGCCAGTTGGCCGATATCCTGATCGGCGCCGAAGCCGCCATCTATGACGAAAAAGCCCAGGCCCCAGGCGGCTGGCGCGGCGCGCGGCCGTTCCTGTTGGTGAAACGCGTGGAGGAGAGCGACGAGATCATCTCGTTCTATTTTGCCCCGGTGGACAACGGCCCAATCCTGGCGGCCGCGCCGGGCCAATACATCGGCATGAAGCTGATGCTGGATGGCGAAGAAGTGCGCCGCAACTACTCGTTGTCCGCCTTGAGTGACTCGGGCCTGTACCGCATCAGCGTCAAGCGCGAAGCGGGTGGGCGAGTGTCCAACTACCTGCATGATCGGATGCACGTCGGCGCGACCCTCGACCTGTTCCCACCATCGGGCGAGTTCACCTTGGTGACCAGCGACAAACCGCTGGTGCTGATCAGCGGCGGGGTGGGCATCACGCCAACGCTGCCGATGCTCGAAGCGGCCCTGGCCACCGAGCGCCCGGTGCACTTTATCCACTGCGCGCGTAATGGCGGCGTGCACGCGTTCCGCGATTGGGTGGACGCCCTGGCCGCCAAGCATCCGCAACTCAAGCGCTTCTACTGCTACGCCGAAGACGACGGCGTGAGCCCGGCGGCGGACAAAGTCGGGATGCTGAGCCAGGAGCAACTGGCGGCCTGGTTGCCTGAGCAACGTGACCTGGATGCCTACTTCCTCGGCCCTAAAGGCTTCATGGCGGCGGTCAAGCGCCACCTCAAAGCCCTGGGCGTGCCCGATAACCAAGCCCGCTACGAATTCTTCGGCCCGGCTGGGGCCCTGGAATAA
- the cyoD gene encoding cytochrome o ubiquinol oxidase subunit IV yields MANAHSHDHDSHDSSHGSVKSYAIGFILSVILTLIPFGLVMYPTLPKSITLMIVLVFAVIQVLVHLVYFLHLDRSKEQRDNVIAFVFAGLVILLLVGLSIWIMFSIHTFMMAK; encoded by the coding sequence ATGGCTAATGCACACTCCCATGACCATGACAGCCATGATTCGAGCCACGGCAGTGTTAAGTCGTACGCCATCGGCTTCATCCTGTCGGTAATCCTGACGCTCATCCCGTTTGGTCTGGTGATGTACCCGACCCTGCCGAAATCGATCACGTTGATGATCGTTCTGGTATTCGCGGTGATTCAGGTTCTGGTTCACCTGGTGTACTTCCTGCACCTGGATCGTTCTAAAGAGCAGCGCGATAACGTGATTGCGTTCGTGTTCGCAGGCTTAGTAATCCTGCTGCTGGTTGGCCTGTCGATATGGATCATGTTCAGCATCCATACGTTCATGATGGCGAAGTGA
- a CDS encoding cytochrome o ubiquinol oxidase subunit III — protein sequence MSNLVTNAGHAHVDDHGHDDHHHDSGPTTVFGFWLYLMTDCILFASIFAVYAVLVNNVAGGPSGHDIFELPYVLGETALLLFSSITYGFAMLAFFKGNKKGVLTWLGLTFLLGLGFIGMEINEFHLLISEGYGPHRSGFLSAFFTLVGTHGLHVTAGLLWMAVMMYQVNKHGLTNTNKTRLTCLSLFWHFLDVVWICVFTVVYLMGTL from the coding sequence ATGTCGAACTTAGTGACCAATGCTGGACACGCCCATGTCGATGACCATGGGCACGATGACCATCACCACGACTCGGGGCCAACAACCGTCTTCGGTTTCTGGCTCTACCTGATGACCGACTGCATCTTGTTTGCGTCGATCTTTGCGGTGTACGCGGTACTGGTAAATAACGTAGCGGGTGGCCCATCGGGCCACGACATCTTCGAACTGCCTTACGTGCTCGGCGAAACCGCCTTGCTGTTGTTCAGCTCGATCACCTACGGTTTCGCCATGTTGGCCTTCTTCAAGGGCAACAAGAAAGGCGTACTGACCTGGCTGGGCCTGACCTTCCTGCTTGGCCTGGGCTTCATCGGCATGGAGATCAACGAGTTCCACCTGCTGATCTCCGAAGGCTACGGCCCGCACCGTTCCGGTTTCCTGTCGGCGTTCTTCACGCTGGTCGGCACCCACGGTCTGCACGTAACGGCTGGCCTGCTGTGGATGGCGGTGATGATGTATCAGGTCAATAAGCACGGCCTGACCAACACCAACAAGACTCGCCTGACTTGCCTGAGCCTGTTCTGGCACTTCCTGGACGTGGTCTGGATCTGCGTCTTCACCGTTGTTTACCTGATGGGGACTCTGTAA
- a CDS encoding disulfide bond formation protein B, whose amino-acid sequence MSDELRLGRERRFLVLLGIICLALIGGALYMQVVLGEAPCPLCILQRYALLLIAVFAFIGAAMRRKGAVTFFEGLVVLSALGGVAAAGHHVYTQFFPEVSCGVDVLQPIVDELPLAKVFPLGFQVDGFCSTPYPPILGLSLAQWALVAFVLTAILVPLCIYRNRQRQA is encoded by the coding sequence ATGAGTGACGAATTGCGTTTAGGCAGGGAGCGGCGCTTTCTGGTGTTGCTGGGCATCATCTGCCTGGCGCTGATCGGCGGTGCGCTGTACATGCAAGTGGTGTTGGGCGAGGCGCCGTGCCCGCTGTGCATCCTGCAGCGTTACGCCTTGCTGTTGATCGCGGTCTTTGCCTTTATCGGTGCGGCCATGCGCCGCAAAGGCGCGGTCACCTTCTTTGAAGGGCTGGTGGTCCTCAGCGCCCTCGGTGGCGTGGCTGCGGCCGGCCATCACGTGTACACCCAGTTCTTCCCTGAGGTCAGCTGCGGCGTCGATGTGTTGCAGCCGATCGTGGATGAACTGCCACTGGCCAAGGTGTTCCCACTGGGCTTCCAGGTGGATGGCTTCTGCAGCACGCCGTACCCGCCGATCTTGGGCTTGTCCCTGGCGCAATGGGCGTTGGTGGCGTTCGTGCTGACGGCGATCCTGGTGCCGCTGTGCATCTACCGGAACCGCCAACGCCAGGCCTGA
- the cyoB gene encoding cytochrome o ubiquinol oxidase subunit I produces MFGKLSWDAVPFHEPIVMVTIAMIALGGLALFAAITYYKKWTYLWTEWLTSVDHKKIGVMYVIVAMIMLLRGFADAIMMRTQLAMATEGSPGYLPPEHYDQIFTAHGVIMIIFMAMPFFTGLMNLALPLQIGARDVAYPFLNSLSFWLLVSGVVLINLSLGVGEFAKTGWVAYPPLSGIQYSPGVGVDYYIWALQLSGLGTTLTGVNFLATVLKMRAPGMKLMDMPIFTWTCTWANVLIVASFPILAATMALLSLDRYLDFHIFTNELGGNPMMYVNLFWAWGHPEVYILILPAFGIFSEVISTFTGKRLFGHHSMVYASGAISVLGFMVWLHHFFTMGSGASVNAFFGLATMLISIPTGVKLFNWLFTIYHGRLRITSQVLWTLGFMVTFAIGGMTGVLLAIPGADFVLHNSLFVIAHFHNVIIGGAVFGYIAGFSFYFPKAFGFKLHEGWGKAAFWFWISGFFVAFMPLYALGFMGMTRRLNATTNPEWVPYLYVAMFGAVMIAVGIACQLIQLYVSVRDRKQNACDSGDPWNGHTLEWSTSSPPPFYNFAVIPTANTIDAFTEAKEDGTAYQQPKHYEPIHMPNNTATGVVMGALLTVFGFAMIWHIWWLAIVGLVGTIGYFIIHAARDDQGYMVPVETIERIEAEQHARLVAEKKIPANRVETSLEQA; encoded by the coding sequence ATGTTTGGTAAATTAAGTTGGGATGCGGTCCCGTTCCACGAGCCGATCGTGATGGTGACCATCGCCATGATCGCGCTGGGTGGTCTGGCACTGTTTGCTGCAATCACGTACTACAAGAAGTGGACCTACCTGTGGACCGAGTGGTTGACGTCTGTCGACCACAAGAAAATCGGTGTCATGTACGTCATCGTTGCCATGATCATGCTGCTGCGTGGTTTTGCCGACGCCATCATGATGCGTACCCAGTTGGCCATGGCCACCGAGGGTTCGCCTGGCTACCTGCCGCCTGAACACTATGACCAGATCTTCACCGCTCACGGTGTGATCATGATCATCTTCATGGCGATGCCATTCTTCACCGGCTTGATGAACCTTGCCTTGCCGCTGCAGATCGGTGCACGTGACGTTGCCTACCCGTTCCTGAACTCCTTGAGCTTCTGGCTGCTGGTTTCCGGCGTGGTGCTGATCAACTTGTCCCTGGGCGTCGGCGAGTTCGCCAAGACCGGTTGGGTTGCTTATCCGCCGCTGTCGGGCATTCAGTACAGCCCTGGCGTGGGTGTGGACTACTACATCTGGGCGCTACAGTTATCAGGACTCGGGACGACACTGACGGGGGTCAACTTCCTGGCCACCGTCCTGAAAATGCGCGCCCCTGGCATGAAACTGATGGACATGCCGATCTTCACCTGGACCTGCACCTGGGCCAATGTCCTGATCGTGGCTTCGTTCCCGATCCTGGCCGCTACCATGGCGCTGCTGTCGCTTGACCGTTACCTGGATTTCCACATTTTCACCAATGAACTTGGTGGCAATCCAATGATGTACGTGAACCTGTTCTGGGCATGGGGTCACCCTGAGGTGTACATCCTGATCCTGCCAGCGTTCGGTATCTTCTCTGAAGTGATCTCGACCTTTACCGGCAAGCGCCTGTTCGGTCACCACTCGATGGTCTACGCCTCCGGCGCGATCTCGGTGCTGGGCTTCATGGTGTGGTTGCACCACTTCTTCACCATGGGCTCGGGGGCCAGCGTCAACGCCTTCTTCGGCCTGGCGACGATGCTGATTTCCATCCCGACGGGGGTGAAGCTATTCAACTGGCTATTCACCATCTACCACGGCCGTCTGCGTATCACCAGCCAGGTTCTGTGGACCCTGGGCTTCATGGTGACCTTCGCTATCGGCGGCATGACCGGCGTACTGCTGGCCATCCCGGGTGCTGACTTCGTACTGCACAACAGCCTGTTCGTGATCGCTCACTTCCACAACGTGATCATCGGTGGTGCTGTATTCGGTTACATCGCTGGTTTCAGCTTCTACTTCCCGAAAGCGTTCGGCTTCAAGCTGCACGAAGGCTGGGGCAAGGCTGCATTCTGGTTCTGGATCTCGGGCTTCTTCGTCGCGTTCATGCCGCTCTATGCACTGGGCTTCATGGGCATGACCCGTCGTCTGAACGCCACTACCAACCCTGAGTGGGTACCGTACCTGTACGTTGCCATGTTCGGTGCGGTAATGATCGCTGTGGGCATCGCCTGCCAGCTGATCCAGCTGTACGTGAGTGTCCGTGACCGTAAGCAGAACGCTTGCGACTCCGGCGACCCATGGAATGGCCACACCCTGGAATGGTCGACCTCGTCGCCACCGCCGTTCTACAACTTCGCTGTGATCCCTACTGCGAACACGATCGATGCGTTCACCGAAGCGAAGGAAGACGGTACTGCGTACCAGCAACCTAAGCACTACGAGCCGATCCACATGCCGAACAACACCGCCACTGGCGTGGTGATGGGCGCGCTGTTGACCGTATTCGGTTTCGCGATGATCTGGCACATCTGGTGGCTGGCAATCGTGGGCCTGGTAGGCACCATCGGTTACTTCATCATTCACGCTGCCCGTGATGATCAAGGCTACATGGTGCCGGTCGAGACGATCGAGCGCATCGAAGCCGAGCAACACGCTCGCCTGGTAGCCGAGAAGAAGATCCCGGCCAACCGTGTAGAAACCTCGTTGGAACAGGCTTAA